The following are encoded together in the Babesia microti strain RI chromosome II, complete genome genome:
- a CDS encoding aminopeptidase N (overlaps_old_locusTagID:BBM_II01305), translating into MCNFLPVNYSKSTRPIKLLDALTTQPRITNSFHNSSNKIFLHDNSIKSSKRFHYKVHKRYPILTKHTLHFCFLDYNNCLRNITNNYSTANMSQTQTTTVVEPKSKVDTSVITLKADKPKEIFRKDYKPPDFIIYNTHLTFQLHYTDTIVTSSLEMQRLKGSMASDLVLHGDELKCQKVFVNDQELNNSPIDGYSIDKDNLIIPSKFLPSDYETKFNVKTIVSINPSENKLFMGLFKSGDLFCTQCESEGFRRITYYLDRPDVMSMFKVKIEANKKQFPVLLCNGNMIESGDLGVDCHYAVFDDPFKKPSYLFALVAGPLSSITSEFITKSGRKVELSVLSESEYVNKLEWAMESIKKSMKWDEDKYGLEYDLNNFNVVCVKDFNMGAMENKGLNVFNTDLLLADENITTDAEFMRILSVIGHEYFHNWTGNRVTCRDWFQLTLKEGLTVFRESQFISDMWSKAVCRIQDVQYIKGPQFTEDSGPMSHPIRLESYISMNNFYTGTVYEKGAEVIKMYHTILGDKGFRRGIDLYFKRHDGQAVTCDDFLSAMADANNYDFKQFELWYSQSGTPIIEVLESKYLPDKQIYTITLKQTNKPSVSQPVKHNLHIPIKFGLIGKISKKDLISSDIYPDSQILNLKEGMQTFEIPNITEDCIPSILRDFSAPVKLIHNQSIGDLSFLMAYDSDPVNKWMASQTLLSNIILERVNDIKAGNSFKPISGEIIGCFKEALKIPDKEMKALIFKLPDSDALSNDINDYDPFQLRNAKNSVKLELLKHLKPEFLQEYNQNTVASGTKETISKDDIGRRSLRNVIFSYLVANKGEADAEMAYNHYLLATKMTDKLCALLHLCEMDSPLKQLALDHFYNSANGEIQVIEKWFRVQALADTKETLDRVMELMNHEKFSFTNPNSMRALVYAFTYNVQFHRDDGAGYKFLADVIMKLDKINPINAARGCGRLVSWKKYDPKRQELIVGVLKSMLEKSLSNDLYEIVHKALTL; encoded by the exons ATGTGCAATTTCCTGCCAGTAAACTATAGCAAATCAACACGaccaatcaaattattagatGCATTAACAACGCAACCACGCATCACAAATTCTTTCCACAATTCttcaaacaaaatttttttacacGACAATTCTATTAAATCTAGCAAGAGATTCCACTACAAAGTCCACAAAAGGTATCCCATCCTCACTAAACATACACTTCATTTTTGTTTTCTAGATTATAATAACTGTTTAAGaaatatcactaataaCTACAGTACGGCAAATATGTCGCAGACACAGACAACCACAGTCGTCGAGCCTAAATCCAAAGTCGATACGTCTGTAATCACTCTGAAGGCCGATAAGCCCAAAGAGATCTTCAGAAAGGACTACAAACCGCCTGACttcataatatataacactCACCTCACCTTCCAATTACACTATACGGATACCATA GTAACTTCTAGTTTGGAAATGCAAAGACTCAAAGGATCCATGGCAAGCGACTTGGTTTTGCATGGAGATGAACTAAAGTGTCAGAAAGTATTTGTGAATGATCAGGAATTGAATAATTCACCCATTGACGGTTATAGCATTGATAAAGATAATCTGATCATCCCTTCCAAATTCCTCCCCAGTGACTATGAAACAAAGTTTAATGTAAAAACCATAGTTTCAATAAACCCATCGGAAAACAAACTTTTCATGGGCCTGTTCAAATCTGGCGATTTGTTTTGTACACAATGCGAATCTGAAGGATTTAGACGCATTACATATTACCTAGACAGACCGGACGTCATGTCCATGTTTAAG GTTAAAATTGAAGCAAACAAAAAGCAATTTCCAGTGCTATTGTGTAATGGAAATATGATAGAGTCTGGAGATCTTGGTGTTGATTGCCATTATGCCGTATTCGATGATCCCTTCAAGAAACCCAGCTATTTATTTGCTTTGGTTGCAGGACCTTTATCGTCTATCACAAGtgaatttatcacaaaatcTGGTAGAAAAGTGGAACTGAGCGTACTGAGTGAATCAGAGTATGTCAACAAGTTGGAGTGGGCCATGGAAAGCATAAAGAAGTCAATGAAGTGGGACGAAGATAAATATGGACTCGAATACGATCTTAACAACTTCAATGTAGTTTGTGTTAAGGATTTTAACATGGGAGCCATGGAAAATAAGGGGCTCAATGTATTTAACACTGACCTCTTGTTGGCcgatgaaaatattactaCAGATGCAGAATTCATGCGTATTCTCTCTGTAATTGGACATGAATACTTCCATAATTGGACTGGAAATCGTGTAACCTGTAGGGATTGGTTTCAACTCACATTGAAGGAGGGATTAACTGTTTTTAGGGAGAGTCAGTTCATTTCTGACATGTGGTCCAAGGCTGTATGCAGGATACAGGATGTACAGTACATTAAAGGGCCTCAATTTACCGAAGATAGCGGTCCCATGTCTCATCCAATTCGTCTTGAATCGTACATTTCGATGAACAACTTCTACACAGGCACAGTTTATGAGAAGGGTGCTGAAGTTATCAAAATGTACCACACTATACTAGGTGACAAAGGCTTTAGACGAGGTATAGACTTATACTTTAAGAGACATGACGGACAAGCGGTTACTTGTGATGATTTTTTGTCTGCCATGGCAGACGCCAATAACTACGACTTTAAGCAGTTTGAGCTGTGGTACTCCCAG tCAGGCACGCCGATTATAGAAGTTTTAGAGTCCAAATACTTACCTGATAAGCAAATCTATACAATAACTTTAAAACAGACAAACAAACCTAGTGTTTCTCAGCCGGTGAAACATAATTTGCATATACCAATAAAATTTGGATTGATTGGCAAGATTTCTAAGAAGGATCTTATATCTTCCGATATCTATCCAGAttctcaaattttgaactTGAAGGAGGGTATGCAAACTTTTGAAATACCAAATATTACTGAAGATTGTATCCCATCAATACTGCGTGACTTTTCTGCCCCGGTAAAACTCATTCATAACCAATCTATTGGAGACCTATCCTTTCTTATGGCCTATGATTCGGATCCTGTCAACAAGTGGATGGCAAGTCAAACATTATTATCCAATATAATACTTGAAAGGGTCAACGACATCAAGGCTGGCAATAGTTTCAAGCCCATTTCGGGTGAGATAATTGGTTGCTTCAAGGAGGCTCTCAAGATTCCAGACAAGGAAATGAAg gctttaatatttaagtTGCCAGACAGTGATGCCTTGTCAAATGACATAAATGACTACGACCCATTTCAATTGAGGAATGCTAAGAATTCGGTTAAATTAGAGCTTCTGAAACACTTGAAACCAGAATTTCTACAAGAATACAACCAAAACACCGTAGCCAGCGGCACAAAAGAAACGATTTCAAAGGATGACATTGGCAGGAGAAGTCTACGCAATGTGATATTTAGTTACTTGGTAGCAAATAAAGGAGAGGCTGACGCTGAAATGGCCTATAACCATTATTTGCTTGCTACAAAGATGACCGACAAACTTTGCGCATTGTTACACCTGTGCGAAATGGATTCTCCACTAAAACAATTAGCGCTTGAccatttttacaattcGGCAAATG GCGAGATACAGGTTATTGAGAAATGGTTCCGAGTACAGGCATTGGCAGATACGAAGGAGACATTGGATAGGGTAATGGAACTGATGAATCACGAAAAATTCAGCTTTACAAATCCCAATAGCATGAGAGCTCTAGTCTATGCGTTTACTTACAACGTGCAATTCCACAGAGATGATGGCGCTGGTTATAAGTTCTTGGCAGATGTCATCATGAAGTTGGATAAGATAAATCCAATAAACGCTGCCAGAGGATGCGGTAGGCTTGTGTCCTGGAAGAAATACGATCCCAAGAGGCAGGAGTTGATAGTAGGTGTTTTGAAGAGTATGCTCGAGAAGAGTCTGTCGAATGACTTGTACGAGATTGTACACAAGGCACTAACACTCTAG
- a CDS encoding exosome complex component RRP41 (overlaps_old_locusTagID:BBM_II01315), with protein sequence MYSLEFVNAAGYRLDGRLCNETRNITVSHGEYATSDGSASIKQGLTHIIVLVKGPSDSTYVKQANQTNFASVLINCDINISNNLSTDIRRGTKLDIITAEISLLIKKVFKSIIIVPLSKRSQITFSVEILDCDGCLKSTIINCCTLALIDAGVAVKSLVFSSSVCYLDKIVLADPTQLETNYSTAELTIATESITNNPIYIDLASKVSEEGFKKMYSSCLKSNKEYSHIFRNYLYKYAENFVNLNNLADRIRNPGQ encoded by the exons ATGTACAGCTTGGAATTTGTAAATGCAGCCGGATACCGTCTCGACGGTAGACTGTGCAATGAAACTAGAAATATAACAGTTTCACATGGGGAATATGCCACATCGGATGGTTCTGCAAGCATTAAACAGGGATTGACCCATATAATAGTTTTAGTTAAGGGTCCCTCAGAT TCAACTTATGTTAAACAGGCAAATCAAACGAACTTTGCCTCtgtattgataaattgtgacataaatatttcaaacaatttgtcaACTGATATTCGTAGGGGTACTAAGTTAGACATTATAACTGCTGAGATATCACTGCTTATTAAGAAAGTTTTCAAATCGATAATTATTGTGCCCCTTTCAAAACGCTCgcaaataacattttccGTCGAAATTCTTGATTGTGATGGATGTTTAAAATCTACAATCATCAACTGTTGTACTTTGGCACTAATAGATGCAGGGGTGGCTGTTAAAAGTCTAGTATTTTCAAGTTCTGTTTGTTATTTGGACAAGATAGTTTTAGCAGATCCTACGCAACttgaaacaaattattcGACTGCAGAATTGACGATTGCAACGGAATCAATAACCAACAACCCAATTTACATAGACTTAGCTTCCAAGGTTAGCGAAGAAGGATTTAAAAAA ATGTACAGCTCGTGCCTGAAGAGTAATAAAGAATATTCACATATTTTTAGGAATTACTTGTATAAATATGCTGAGAATTTCGTAAATCTCAACAATTTGGCGGATCGCATAAGGAATCCTGGACAATAG
- a CDS encoding Acidic leucine-rich nuclear phosphoprotein 32-related protein (overlaps_old_locusTagID:BBM_II01320), with translation MEKAIRSRISYISKDNGSESLDKHGITELILDGSKFKNITVEEGKLLKEFKNLTKMSLNGTGINSLENFPEIPTLQVLELTDNYLSDPLVFTLIPRLFPNLKTLQLGGNYFKSIEDIKPLASMQKLKILGLAMNPLAKSPNYREQVFNYLHDIQVLDHNDRTGAERLIESDSENEDDLSSEECDDLLKKFYDAEYKTDDEDDEFVPEENQSEDDDIISDESLDENENDDEEDEEEYSEKKLREKRVINADQEEGGDKKLKS, from the exons ATGGAAAAGGCTATAAGATCTCGCATAAGTTACATTAGTAAGGACAATGGATCTGAGTCGTTAGATAAGCATGGAATAACTGAACTTATCCTTGATGGGtccaaattcaaaaatattacgGTCGAGGAGGGCAAACTGCTCAAGGAATTTAAAAATCTGACAAAAATGTCCCTTAATGGTACTGGAATCAATTCCcttgaaaattttccaGAAATTCCTACTTTACAAGTATTAGAACTAACTGATAATTACTTGTCTGACCCCCTAGTTTTCACACTAATTCCACGCCTCTTCCCCAACCTTAAAACGTTGCAGTTAGGTGGTAACTATTTCAAGTCCATAGAAGACATTAAACCATTG GCTTCTATGCAGAAACTCAAAATTCTAGGTCTAGCCATGAATCCCCTTGCTAAATCTCCTAACTACCGGGAGCAGGTTTTCAACTATTTACATGACATACAAGTGTTGGATCACAATGATAGGACAGGAGCAGAGAGGTTGATCGAATCTGATAGTGAAAATGAAGATGATCTTTCATCAG AAGAGTGTGATGATCTGCTAAAGAAATTCTACGATGCAGAATACAAGACAGATGATGAAGACGACGAATTTGTACCCGAGGAAAATCAGTCAgaagatgatgatataatttcCGACGAATCGTTAGATGAAA atgaaaatgatgatgagGAGGATGAGGAGGAATACTCAGAAAAAAAATTACGCGAAAAGAGGGTCATTAATGCGGACCAGGAGGAGGGGGGAGACAAGAAGTTGAAATCATAG
- a CDS encoding hypothetical protein (overlaps_old_locusTagID:BBM_II01310), with product MDQGSIYNGDEYRRDKLSITIDMIIFVIFIIHIMGSIIFMCKMASYKRNYIYTSVTHR from the coding sequence ATGGATCAGGGAAGCATCTATAACGGAGACGAATATAGAAGAGACAAACTGTCTATAACAATAGACATGATCATTTTTGTCATCTTCATAATTCATATTATGGGatcaattatattcatGTGTAAAATGGCTAGTTATAAGAGGAATTACATATACACTTCCGTAACACATCgctaa
- a CDS encoding DIS3-like exonuclease 2 (overlaps_old_locusTagID:BBM_II01290), with the protein MSWILSGRTNSLKRLFFIGNNRYFLRKNGRLSTFLSNFSNVVSNRNDSTIQLSSSLDKNNNNIQDCQNKSPNELFEPYWTSIDVNSFIEKNPTLVTKGTVSIPAFNTSDSYVKSNQFTNKIFGFIARNRAFHGDVVEAIKIRRTKCKTNISNLDNVDASEGCRVVRVIKRNPQIYKLVGTLKYSEANNQTQTCTNTRQLRVQPKDHRFPAFIIPEDTIDISILNMIRDGFLSKKSYICTFMFHSWETNAVEPTAKLLNIIGESGDSKAEADALVSFYGFNHLDFNQDIIDECKQMDSLPDVERVDLTGLNTFSIDPPTAKDLDDAISIESIKNSKNNYRVGVHIADVSHYVKPHTHIDMEAKIRGTTVYLDHFVYPMLPRKLSEDLCSLLPGIPKKCFTVVFDVNIDCGDVTNIRFFKSVIISRFKLSYVTAENIINDKDISDLNIPNEISKRIKLLHRVSKLLKHKRMGNNKGMQMNSDYSEQLHIPLVDNMFGFHESIDSQKCYESGDNHITKVCDYPKLEIQPLHPNSHSLIEELMVLTNQLVAEHLLKHYKLSLFRIHQDTSDDVRKHLIKHIPQNVLEFLDVDVETVPIQTLLNKCKEHIDSYEFDCLNFIALQKFKEASYIASAKSDFACTESTSNCANLLQNSLSVDISHWGLGIDAYLHFTSPIRRYADIITHRLLEDSLSPKNLYNYDCKLISSVAGICNIKKRFAFDAQIEYRSLILNKYLQWANNYCKHKLIDGFVKCYDSDVYGYHSLGVIKDIILPSLIYCEIEKLCKVKFRTKQSDKTAVCLYVPFLRQMRSLSLDTLNLEAKEVFFEYDNSLYRFTFESNKLEQNNSYNNNSDIRPTENDDVLNSTINGVCDKQHTSKIVDCPIKTTSLLCIGNNGKSWIFKPMSTSDIVLVAGSQMWSVRLY; encoded by the coding sequence ATGTCATGGATATTATCAGGGAGGACTAATTCACTAAAAAGGCTTTTTTTTATTGGAAACAATCGGTATTTTTTAAGGAAAAATGGGAGATTATCTACTTTTCTCAGCAATTTCTCAAATGTAGTATCAAATAGAAATGATTCCACCATTCAATTATCTAGCTCACTAGATAAAAACAACAATAACATACAAGATTGCCAAAATAAATCGCCAaatgaattgtttgaaCCATATTGGACTTCAATAGATGTGAATTCATTTATAGAAAAGAATCCAACTTTAGTTACTAAGGGTACCGTGTCCATACCCGCATTTAATACATCAGATTCCTACGTTAAATCGAATcaattcacaaataaaattttcggATTTATCGCGAGAAATAGGGCATTTCATGGAGATGTTGTTGAGGCTATTAAGATTAGACGCACTAAGTGTAAAACTAACATATCTAATTTGGACAATGTGGATGCATCAGAAGGCTGCCGTGTCGTTAGGGTAATTAAGAGGAACCCCCAAATTTACAAACTAGTAGGTACACTTAAATATTCTGAGGCAAACAATCAGACTCAAACTTGCACAAATACTAGACAATTAAGAGTACAACCAAAGGATCATAGATTCCCCGCCTTCATAATCCCCGAAGATACCATAGATATTTCAATACTTAATATGATACGAGATGGTTTTTTGAGtaaaaaatcatatatttgcACATTTATGTTCCATTCATGGGAAACGAATGCTGTTGAACCTACAGCAAAATTACTGAATATCATAGGTGAATCTGGAGATTCTAAGGCGGAGGCGGATGCTCTAGTCAGTTTTTATGGTTTTAACCACTTAGATTTCAACCAAGACATTATAGATGAGTGTAAACAAATGGATTCACTCCCAGATGTTGAACGGGTTGACCTAACTGGTTTAAATACTTTCTCAATAGACCCTCCCACGGCCAAAGATCTAGATGATGCAATATCTATTGAATCTATAAAAAATAGCAAAAACAATTACAGAGTGGGAGTACATATTGCTGACGTTAGCCACTATGTAAAACCACACACACATATTGATATGGAGGCTAAAATAAGAGGAACAACTGTATATCTTGACCATTTTGTATATCCAATGTTACCTCGTAAATTATCTGAAGACCTATGTTCATTACTACCTGGTATACctaaaaaatgttttacCGTAGTATTTGATGTGAACATAGATTGCGGCGatgttacaaatattagATTTTTTAAGAGTGTCATTATAAGCAGATTCAAGCTCTCTTATGTTACAGCAGAGAATATTATAAACGATAAAGATATTTCAGACTTAAATATACCGAATGAAATTAGTAAAcgaattaaattgttacacaGAGTTTCCAAACTACTTAAGCACAAGAGAATGGGTAATAACAAGGGCATGCAGATGAACTCAGATTATTCTGAACAGTTACATATACCTTTGGTGGATAATATGTTTGGATTTCACGAATCAATCGATTCACAAAAATGTTATGAATCAGGTGATAATCATATTACCAAAGTTTGTGATTATCCTAAACTTGAAATTCAGCCTTTACATCCTAATAGCCATTCACTAATTGAAGAGTTGATGGTTCTCACTAATCAATTAGTCGCTGAACACCTACTAAAACATTACAAATTGTCACTATTTCGCATCCACCAAGACACCAGTGATGATGTTAGGAAACATCTAATCAAGCATATACCTCAAAATGTTTTAGAATTTTTGGATGTAGATGTTGAAACTGTACCCATACaaacattattaaataagtGCAAAGAACACATAGATAGCTATGAATTTGACTGTCTAAATTTTATTGCGCTTCAGAAGTTTAAAGAGGCTTCATATATAGCATCTGCCAAATCAGATTTCGCATGCACTGAATCTACCAGCAATTGTGCCAATCTATTGCAAAACAGTTTAAGTGTGGATATATCTCACTGGGGATTGGGTATAGATGCCTATCTCCACTTTACATCCCCTATTAGGAGATATGCAGATATCATCACTCATAGATTACTGGAAGATTCACTGTCACCCAAAAATCTATATAACTACGACTGCAAACTAATATCAAGTGTTGCTGGAATTTGTAACATCAAAAAAAGGTTTGCTTTCGACGCACAAATTGAGTACCGTAGTCTTATCCTCAACAAATATCTCCAATGGGCAAATAACTACTGCAAGCATAAACTAATCGATGGATTTGTCAAGTGTTACGACTCGGATGTTTATGGCTACCACTCATTAGGCGTGATCaaagatataatattacCTTCACTCATATATTGTGAGATTGAGAAGTTATGCAAAGTTAAATTCAGAACAAAACAATCAGATAAAACTGCTGTATGTTTATATGTACCATTTTTGAGACAAATGAGATCTTTAAGTTTGGATACATTAAACCTTGAAGCAAAAGAGGttttttttgaatatgaCAATAGTTTATACCGGTTCACCTTTGAAAGCAACAAATTGGAACAAAATAACTCTTATAACAATAATAGTGACATCCGTCCCActgaaaatgatgatgtTCTTAATTCAACTATAAATGGTGTATGCGATAAACAGCATACAAGTAAAATTGTAGATTGCCCAATAAAAACGACATCACTACTCTGCATTGGAAATAATGGTAAAAGTTGGATCTTCAAACCAATGTCTACAAGTGACATAGTCCTAGTGGCCGGATCACAAATGTGGTCTGTTAGGTTATACTAG
- a CDS encoding hypothetical protein (overlaps_old_locusTagID:BBM_II01295), translating into MDYSDFYVFRKAKSSLFSCCSDSDTTLKDDELLVDEHNNGVDGILSPLFCGSIADGFDSCELCDIKNVDQPTIFSNTVGDIDKHEEFQTTSISEFKFDKLCKPTGIVVDKDGLTPISDVLDRITMLTFNTGLLELRLLGMQVYQNPPFTQRRLMHMPGELSNANSDVIALQEVYAKSHAHFLTAHMKSKYPYIVRSNFIDREFIVKHNITFSRPNVYHSKFRNKTLFHHGLMFLSKFPIIFAKFHSWRDVTHLEGIFGNKGFMEVICDVPSVGLVTFFNIHMASAALNPESKQVEQLRLAEVKQLFEAISIAIENKTIPIVIGDLNASPDNCASNYHYFLEQGWIDSWNVTKRRKSTRIRRGGNTGINSGLCKTIQSLKIPFSDNSRLMQTNRQARFQMPLSTRKSNKKLSLRVKDFQDPLTKSVKVPIISEKSFAGANCRNCSDDGRSIVDRLNNIGIGNNNKNSLMAKNNVNNNTGCILRVSKTVDRLEHARCDFKRCSTSLVDTSDNFVFKRSNSWHLFTTQAHTALDTAFEDDYSHLEKIQTISFECPETYNLKNSSQTSIKMLDQKTSNCSVFNETGFDSGGSYSYSGRIRGSSSITLYKGSYRVNFFSKYNRFDNYHRKSYSPNNRLPGYTQFGRRRILAIKKSNNIDEYTWDPMNPLNKIGPHSSCSGLRCDYIFLPPPSAARKLLQYAPKWSEIMFTEPCVLVDHDLQNCNFAYGICMSMKKLMLVTISDHYALKIVLVHKGSALKS; encoded by the exons ATGGATTATTCTGATTTCTACGTATTCAGGAAAGCCAAAAGCTCGCTATTCTCATGTTGCAGTGACTCCGATACCACCCTCAAAGATGATGAACTCCTTGTCGATGAACACAACAATGGTGTTGATGGAATCTTGTCTCCATTGTTTTGCGGTTCTATCGCTGATGGCTTTGATAGCTGCGAATTATGTGACATAAAAAATGTGGATCAGCCAACTATATTTTCCAATACTGTCGgtgatattgataaacaCGAAGAATTTCAAACTACTAGTATCAGTGAGTTCAAGTTTGATAAGTTGTGTAAGCCCACTGGTATAGTCGTAGATAAAGATGGATTGACTCCCATTAGCGATGTATTGGATAGGATTACCATGTTGACATTCAATACGGGGCTTCTGGAGTTAAGATTGCTGGGTATGCAAGTTTATCAAAACCCCCCTTTCACTCAACGCCGCCTAATGCATATGCCAg GTGAACTAAGCAATGCAAATTCTGATGTTATAGCACTTCAGGAAGTTTATGCCAAAAGTCATGCCCACTTTCTCACCGCCCATATGAAGTCAAAATATCCTTATATAG TGAGgagtaattttattgacCGTGAATTTATCGTTAAGCACAACATAACTTTTTCAAGGCCAAACGTTTATCACAgcaaatttagaaataaaACACTATTTCATCATGGATTGATGTTTCTGAGTAAATTCCCCATAATATTCGCCAAATTTCACTCCTGGCGAGATGTTACACATTTGGAGGGTATTTTTGGCAATAAGGGCTTTATGGAGGTTATCTGCGATGTCCCCTCAGTTGGTCTAGTCACATTTTTCAACATACATATGGCTTCTGCTGCTCTAAATCCCGAATCCAAGCAGGTGGAGCAGCTTAGATTGGCTGAAGTTAAACAGCTTTTTGAGGCAATATCCAttgcaattgaaaataagaCTATACCCATTGTGATTGGTGATTTGAATGCTTCTCCGGATAATTGCGCTAGCAATTATCATTACTTTTTGGAGCAGGGATGGATCGACAGTTGGAATGTTACCAAACGAAGGAAGAGCACGAGAATTAGGAGGGGTGGCAATACTGGCATTAATTCTGGACTATGTAAGACTATTCAATCACttaaaattccatttaGCGACAATTCCCGTCTTATGCAAACTAACCGCCAAGCACGATTTCAAATGCCCCTAAGCACCAGGAAAAGCAATAAGAAGCTCTCACTTCGAGTTAAAGACTTCCAAGATCCACTTACCAAATCTGTTAAAGTCCCCATTATATCCGAAAAATCTTTTGCTGGGGCTAATTGCAGAAATTGTAGTGACGATGGGAGATCTATAGTAGACAGATTGAACAATATAGGTATTggcaataataataaaaattcactGATGGCAAAAAACAATGTTAACAATAATACTGGTTGTATTTTGCGTGTGTCAAAGACAGTTGATCGATTAGAGCATGCCAGATGTGATTTTAAACGCTGTAGTACGTCCCTGGTGGACACTAGTGATAACTTTGTCTTTAAAAGGTCAAACTCGTGGCACCTTTTCACCACCCAAGCCCACACTGCCTTGGACACTGCATTTGAAGACGATTACTCACATTTGGAAAAGATCCAAACAATATCGTTCGAATGTCCTGAAACCTACAATCTTAAAAATTCTAGTCAAACATCAATCAAAATGTTAGATCAGAAGACTAGTAATTGTTCAGTCTTCAATGAAACAGGCTTTGATAGCGGCGGTTCCTATAGTTACAGTGGCAGAATACGCGGGTCTAGCAGTATAACGCTTTACAAGGGCAGTTACCGGGTTAATTTCTTCTCCAAGTATAATAGATTTGACAACTATCACCGCAAGTCATATTCTCCCAATAATAGATTGCCAGGGTATACTCAATTTGGCCGCAGGCGTATATTGGCAATTAAGAAAAGCAATAACATAGATGAGTATACGTGGGATCCTATGAACCCACTAAATAAGATTGGTCCACATTCATCTTGCAGCGGTTTAAGGtgtgattatatattcctACCACCTCCAAGCGCAGCTAGAAAGCTGTTGCAATACGCGCCAAAGTGGTCTGAAATCATGTTCACTGAGCCCTGCGTGTTGGTAGATCACGATTTGCagaattgtaattttgcCTACGGCATTTGTATGTCCATGAAAAAGCTTATGCTTGTTACCATATCTGACCATTATGCTCTAAAAATCGTCCTGGTCCACAAGGGTTCAGCCCTAAAGTCTTAA
- a CDS encoding charged multivesicular body protein 1 (overlaps_old_locusTagID:BBM_II01285), with protein sequence MGNAKSVQEIEIECRVREKLLNREYKRCLTDEAKEVECVKQALTKGNKDLAKIHAENVLRKKREAIQILELLSQIDNMRTECKLKQYSQTSASNSFSINVHGMGENSYITKLSNRKTKASENITDTEVNDIMSKIALESDIDLEKFLKLTNVIQ encoded by the exons ATGGGTAACGCTAAGTCTGTGCAGGAAATCGAAATAGAATGCAGGGTTAGGGAGAAACTACTT AATAGGGAATACAAAAGGTGTCTAACAGATGAGGCGAAGGAGGTGGAATGTGTAAAACAAGCTCTCACAAAGGGTAACAAAGACCTTGCCAA GATCCATGCGGAAAACGTGTTACGGAAAAAAAGGGAAGCTATACAGATTTTAGAACTACTATCGCAAATAGATAATATGAGGACAGAgtgtaaattaaaacaatatTCACAAACA TCCGCATCCAATAGTTTTAGTATTAATGTACATGGGATGGGAGAGAATTCTTACATCACAAAGTTGTCTAACAGG AAAACAAAAGCCAGTGAAAATATTACTGACACTGAAGTGAATGACATAATGTCCAAAATAGCTCTTGAGTCGGACATAGATTTGGAGAAATTTCTGAAACTAACCAATGTGATACAgtga